In Brettanomyces bruxellensis chromosome 7, complete sequence, the sequence AGTGATGATGGCCATGTCTGTTGTTGGATTTGTTGTGGCTGTAATTATTATCATGTCTTGCTTCGTATGATGAGCCTGCATTGTCTGAAAATTTGCGTCTTTTTCTCATAGATGAACTTTTATCGGatcttctcttcctctttctacTGGAGGAATAGTCCTCGGATGATTCTCTGTTTGCATAGCTCCTCTCAGTGTTGTCATCACGGTATCTATCATGATGCCGCCTTTTAACTTCGGATAATCGCACTCTGTACAGATTGCGAAACTCACGCGGGAGATTTTCACCTGTGAATGCCGATCCATTGATGTTTGGAGTGCGCGAAACTCTAGGAAATGGGCAATTATCACCAAAATGGCCCTCGTGTCCGCAATTATAGCAGAATATCAATCCACTTGGATACATATCTCGTCTCACCGAGGAATCATGCGAGATCTTCTTTACTATGTAACTTCTCCATATGTTTGGGCATCTATCCGTTGAATGTGTGCGTGAATTGCAATATGTGCAGTAGTTGTAGTGTCTTTTATCAGGGCAGTTATTACGATAATGGCCTTTTTTGCCACAGTTTGAGCAAACCATGGATATTGGGCATTGTGATTCATAGTGGTCTCCAACTTTTCCGCACAGATGACAAACAACAACCGTACATTTGGCTCGTTTGTGTCCTCTTTGGTGGCAATTTGAACATATTGGTTCCGAAGCATCTGGATCCGCAACTCCAAAATATCGGCCTTCTCCCCGGAGCTCTGCAAGTTCATCATTATTGTTATTAACGTCTTTAAATGATGGTGCGTATGAAAGATCGTTGTTATTGCCTGGAATCGTCAGTTCTGGAACTTTTATGTCTTCTatgttttcatcttctaaATTTATACTATGAACCTGCTTTTCAGCATTAGGCTGCTTTTCTTGCTCCTCTGTACCATTTACTTcatgttttttcttttcatgaATGTCCGCTTGATTAATATCATCTCCTTTATTCTCTTtagtttcttcttctgtatGCTTTTGcgcattttcatcttcactatttttttgtgattgCCCTTTGTTAACCGTCTTCTCTGACAGAATTTCTAATCGGTTTGTCTCACTATCTTCTGTGCTCATTGTATTATGTATATTCGTTTGTAGTCAGTTCTAACCGCATTTATATCCAAAAGATGTTGTTACCCTTCTGAATTTCTGCATGGTAATAATATATCTTCAAgatgtatttatttatgtttttttttttgcttttttttttcagccaACGTTACCCGGATGCATGCCCGATACTTGACTTCATCACTATCACTGTCTGGCGGTTAGTCATTGGTTAATTAGATTAGTCGTAATGGGAAATATGACGAAACACCAAAACTTTTGCAGTTTGAGATGTGGCAATATATAGACACACATCTACATCAATTCGACGTATTTTGAGGATGCTTTATAGTGCTTGTCGCAGAAGATGACACAGAcaaattgaaatttcaaataaatatacattGACCTCATATGTGACCTCTCTGTCCGTATCCACAAAGTGCCTATCAAGGAATTTGGTTAGTTATACCGTTTTAGTTAGCCACCTTTTGTTTCCAACTGGATGAAAACTCTTTATCCAAGTTCTTGAAGCGGCAGTTTCATTATGTCTTATTGTGCACGTGACAATTAATACACGTCTAATGTGTGTTTTTATTTCGTACgacttcaaaaaaaaactggaTTTAATTCAATATTTACACCATAGCATCATCAGCCAGTTGATTTACCTATATTTTACGAACCCCTGATCCTCCCTTGCAATGCCTATAGTATTATTTGGAGCATCAAACGTTCCGAGATATCCATTAACGAAATCCTGTTCGCGCCAAGCTGGTGTTTGCTCACTATTTCCTGCATGCCAATTTGAGCATCTGGAGcggaattgaaaaatttagacTGGGTGAAAAAATTGTCAGGAAGTATGGTGGTTTTTTTgcagtatttttttgtcttccAGACGAAAACTCAGAAAGTGTGCAGTATTGATTACCCTTATGAAGGGTTAAACTCCGCAAACTTTAAGCCATATACCCACCGTGAACTATATTTCTGGACTAGcgtctatttttattgtttcaAGGAAAGAAACGAAATAACACGAACCAAGCATGAGTGAAGACAAAAAAGCTGAGgtgaaaagtgaagaaaagaagaatgtgGAGAACAAGAACCAGAAGAAGTCTAAGAAGGTCAAGAAGCAGGGGGATGTTGTTAAGAGACCAGTTTTACTTGATCCAACTCCTTCATTCATCGACGAGAGAATGAAGGTTTTCGACGAGTTGAAGGAGAAGTTCAACAAGGATATTGAAGCCAAAGATCACAGCGAAATTGACATCACTCTTCCCGATGGTTCAGTTAAGAAAGGTCAGGCCTGGAAAACTACCCCTCTGGATATTGCCAAGGAGATTGGTACATCTTTCCAGAAAAGACAGGTTGTTGCCAAAGTTGACGATGAGCTTTGGGATTTGAACAAGCCAATTGAGAAAAGCAGCAAGTTGGTGTTTTTCGACTTCACCACACCAGAGGGCCGTAAAGTTTTCTGGCATTCGTCAGCCCACATTCTTGGTGAGGGATGTGAACGTCACTTTGGTGCATTGTTGTGCTTTGGACCTCCAACAGATGAAGGTTTCTTCTATGATATGTCGATCGACGAAGGAAAAACTTCGGTTGCCCAGCAAGACTTCGCTGGAATTGAGCAAGCTTGCAACATGGCAATCAAGGAGAAACAGCCATTTGAGAGAGTTGAGGTCACGAAAGCTGACTTGAGAAAGTTGTTCTCCTACAACAAGTACAAGTTGGCATTGATCGAAAAGAAGGTGGCTGAGGATGAGAAGACTACCGTCTACAGATGTGGTACATTGATCGATCTATGCAGAGGTCCTCATATTGCGGACACAGGTCGTGTCAAGGCCTTTAAGGTTGTCAAGAACTCGTCATCCTATTGGTTGGGTGATAAAAACAACGAGTCCTTGCAGAGAATTTACGGTATTTCGTTCCCTGACAAAAAGCAGATGAAAGAGCACCTGAAGTTTTTGGCTGAGGCTGCAGCTCGTGACCACAGAAAGATCGGACGTGAGCAGgagcttttcttcttcaacgaGATGTCTCCAGGTTCGGCCTTCTGGCTTCCTCATGGTACCAGGATATACAACACTTTGATGTCATTCATCAGAGGACAGTATAGAAAGCGTGGCTACCAGGAGGTTATCACTCCAAACATGTACAATGCCAAGTTGTGGATGACCTCCGGTCACTGGGGTAACTACAAGGAGAACATGTTCACCTTTGACGTTGAGAAGGAGACCTACGGTTTGAAACCAATGAACTGTCCAGGACATTGTTTGATgttcaaagaaagagagagatCCTACAGGGAGCTCCCATGGAGAGTTGCAGACTTTGGTGTTTTGCACAGAAACGAGTTTTCCGGTGCCTTGACTGGTTTGACACGTGTCAGAAGATTCCAGCAGGATGACACGCATATTTTCTGCACTGAGGATCAGATTGGTTCAGAAATCATGGGTGTCTTCGACTTCTTGAAGTACGTCTATGGAGTTTTCGGTTTCAAGTTCCGTATGGAGTTGTCCACGAGGCCAGAAAAGTACGTCGGTGAGATTGCCGTCTGGGATAACGCTGAAAAGATGTTGAAGGAGTCTTTGAACAACTGGGGTGGAAACTGGGACATCAACGAAGGTGATGGTGCTTTCTACGGCCCAAAGATCGATATCATGATCTCAGATGCCTTGAGTAGATGGCATCAGTGCGCTACTATCCAGTTGGACTTCCAACTTCCTCGTAGATTCGATTTACAGTACAGATCCAATGATGAGGATGGAAGTCTCAAGAGACCTGTTATGATTCACAGAGCCATCTTGGGTTCTGTCGAACGTATGACTGCCATCTTGACAGAGCACTATGCTGGAAAATGGCCTTTCTGGCTTTCTCCAAGACAGATTCTGGTTGTGCCTGTTGGTGTTAAGTACTTTGACTATGCCCACGAGGTTCAGCAGAAATTGTGGAATGCCGGATTCTATGCTGAGGATGATCTCTCCGGAAATACAttgcagaagaagatcagAAACGGCCAGATGTTGAAGTacaacttcatctttattgTTGGAGAGCAAGAGATGACTAGTGCTTCTGTGAATATCAGAAACAGGGATATCCAGGACttgcagaagaagaataacGCTGTCAAACTCGATGATGTTATTCCACAGTTgcagaagttgaaggaggACAAGCGTCAAGATAACAAGTTGATCTGAGCCTACAACCAATTTTGGCTTCGtcaatatttcttttgtctgttttcactcttttcaaccttttgcttttccatcGGTCAACctaattcttttttttctttttttttttgattgcCCATATCTTTCATTGTGTTTTGGGTTTTGTTCTTATGTTTTCTTCATAGGCACTTCTGAGCATTAAGTCTTTTTGCCTAGGACGATCTGAATATTAGAATTAAGCTTTCTGTACATGTCATCTGCGTAGAAATGAATGTGGCACAGTTGTATTTCTACCGACGCGTCTATATACGACTATTTTTTGGCGCACACTTTGGGAAGCATACATTACGATGGGCCCGATTTGCAATTCTAAACCAATCTACTTACATTTTTCTcgcttcttttctctttcccCGTTATTTTTTGGTCACCATACTATGTCCAACTATCCTTTTCATtgcctttatttttatcgtATTTAACCTTGGTGTCATATAATCTTCCTTTACCCACTGTATTTTGGACTGAATACATAAAATTATTCAAGCAAACTGCTTTTGGAAGTAAATATCCTTCCAAAGTCTACATTCATACCGGATCATAGCAAGAATCATTCTCATTTCTGTTATTATTCTAGGGCCTGAATTGATGGCATTTCACCTATCAATCATCTGACGACGAAATACTGTCTTTTGCAATCAGCTTTGCCTATCTCAAGAACTTATCAATGAAACTCACCTTGCCTCTCCGTGTTGCAAAAGAATTGAAATCCGAGATTGCTCGTTCCAAAAATGCTACTCTTTCAGACCTCAAAACAAAACTTTTAACATTGACTCAGGATGCGGAGCGTCCTTCCACAGAGTATGAGACTGAAATTCCTCTGAAAAGTCACAACAAAACAAGAGATTTTTTTGCCTCGAATACCAATGATGCCCATACACATAAGAATGAATCATCGTCGTCGTTTCGGACTTTTCATGAAAGCAAAGGTTCAGCTCGTCAATTTCCTGAGCATCGTAGCAAAGCCAAGTATAATAGAAAAAGGACAAAAGTCAATAAGTCACACTCAAAATTTGCACCAATTAGTTGGGAACAAGGATTTACAAGCTCGGAAGATGTTCCCAAAGCGAAGACTTCATATCAGGCGAAAAGTGAATTTGATGCCATGATCAAGGACTGGATTAGCACAAATTGGCTCAATGCAGACAAACTTTCGATTCAAAAGAAGCCTTGTCACTTTCTGATACACGATAGACTTGCGTTTAATGGTTTATCTGTTTTCAATGCTGTACTCTTAAATTTTAGAAAGCAGTTCCCTGATTTAAGGTTCTCCGGGAAAAATCTTAGACAACGCTGGCATGATGAGTTTTGTACTATGTCAATCTGTGGTCATAGGGAGGATACTGAAGTTATTAGAAAAATGTTACGTGAGTTAGTGAAAACTGTATTTATGCCGTCTTTCAAACTTTGCAATAAGAATCCGGGGGTTTTGGATTCGTATATCACAAAAGCAGATTTCGAGTTGGCCATAAATGATACGCTTCGTCGTTGTATCAGGGCTAATAAAAGAATGATTAACTAccttaaaaattttgaaaatcttAACCCAAATAATAGTTTTACATACATTAAGGATAGGGAGCTTTCCCTTCTCCCTGCGTTGGATTACCAGTCGCTTGTTCATAATTCGAGAGAGAATACAGGCGTATTCAATAAATTTTCCGTTCTCCAATATGATTacatttttggaaacaaaGTTAATGATTTTAAAAACTTAAAGAAAGTTGAGGACATTATGGATTCAATCCcgtcaaagaaaaatcctTATTTTATAATTATGACAGGTGATAAACAGACTTCTCTAGAATATTACAGATTACTTAAATTGATGCGGCAAACTAATGACGATGCATCTTCATTCACAAAAAAGGGATGCGTTGTATATTTAAATGAAAAACCTGGTTCTGAAACGTCCAGCTTTTTCCCTCctgataagaaaaaaaatgtggatTATGGTTCTCAGCTGTATAATATTATTGATCACTTTGGTGAGGTTTACGATGTACTGGAAGCTCTTTGAAATTAATGGTATACTTTATGATGTTTTTATAAAtggatttattttttgcatGCTTCTTCTACGAGGTATAAAGCATGGATTTAAAGCAGATATATTGTAGTACTGTAATATTGTTTGATGCTTCGGTAAATTTTCTGATAAAGTTAGTTTTTAGAAACAATGTATCTTAAGTTGATAGAAACAATATGTCCGTCTCATCTGGATAAAAATATGTGTATTGGATCTATTTCGGTCTTAATCCATCGGACtagaaaatatggaagcaGCACAGAATAAGCTCCCGTTTAAGAATcgttattttttattcttttcttttgctaCTGATATATAACTATCATTTAGCATTTGCTAGCAATTTGTACGTATTGTATTTACGGTGCTGAGTCTACACTACTTTTTATTGATCATCTAACGTAATATTTATTGGTGATAATCCTCAAGATGAATTCATTTCGACAAAGACCGAGTGATATTGGTAACGAACAttttagttatttttcaCTAAGATTCAGATTTATCTTCCGACAGTAATTACCTGTAATAATGTTGATCAAGGACAAACATGGATGCAATTATGTTGTATGTTAAAAATTGGCATTCCACTTTGGTGATAGCagagtaaaaaaatgaatttgcAGTACTATATACATCGCTGTTCCGATATTTAAGGCATTAATATTATCACGCATACCAATACGTTTGTATCCATCCTTATTAAATAATTGAGCttagaaatattttaacCTTCCCGACAGCTTTGTTTTAATCAGTTTCACGCAGTATAATAAGACTGCTACAGTCTGACGAAATCATATCTATCAAGCTcattctttaatagaactataagaacctagcagttTGGAAGGTTCAGAGAATCATAAGATCGGTTATCTAAAATGGATGGATATATATGTACCAAGTGGCCTATGTGATGATGTTAATGTCTTTAGCATCCTAGCAATCATGCATGTGTCatcatagaagaaaatgaatttactttcttTGCCCTATCAACCTCAAGTAGAGTTAAGCTTgatgtattgcaaaatacGCTATCGGATCTTGTCCCTTGGTAGAAAAAGCATTacataaaaagaggtaaatCTGtgtgaaaataaagtgaaataATCATGGCCCGATAATCATagataatataaaaaagaagattcaattctcagaaatataattatgATTGTGCATAATTGTTTCCTTGTTGAATCCTTAATATACATAGTTGGCGCATTTTATCCCGAAGTGTCTTTAATATGTATTATGCTaaatcctcatcatctAAGACTAAGTCCGGATcacaaaacaaataaatataatgacatataataatatattatctaatactaggtaatattctgATCTCCAACACCTCGATTAAAACCCAGCgtaatcttctttttcttctttgggAAACAAACATGCTCCTAAAGACCCcgttttgttatgggggtcatttTATGCAACCAATGTCATTTTTATATCCGAACGAGCTGGCCAATCACATCCATAACTATCGATATGTGCCGGTTTAATAGTGCTCATATGTAAAGATATAAGCATAATTAAGCAGACACAGATGCCatacaatatatatacagtTCGACCTAGGATTTGATAATCTTCTAAAAAACCTTTAACTTCGGATTActaaaaataattatttgCTACCACAAGCTCGAGCTTTAGGAAAGGATGTAAGGGGTCAACCCAAGAATgtattggtttaaagctagataaataattgaaagatTAGAATTCAGACTTTCAATGTCGGACCAGAGGATGGTACCGAGCAATATAAGATAAGATAGATAGCAAATGAACGGGTCCcaaaaaggaaagggaTCCGAATGGGTACAAAAGGgatatttggaaaagaataatttgattttttgaaatgtgtcaattccatttaatataaatagaggttgtcggagttaagagagaccttatgagttactcccgggctttagctatcaaactccttctttaatagaactaataagaacctagcagtcggggagattcagacaattgtaaggtcggttacctaagtgggtggatataaatgtaccaagtggtctgtgtgataatgttaatgcctttaacattctaacaattgtgtatgtgtcaccatagaagaaaatgaatttacttcctttactctgttaccatcaaagtggagtcg encodes:
- the THS1 gene encoding threonyl-tRNA synthetase; translated protein: MSEDKKAEVKSEEKKNVENKNQKKSKKVKKQGDVVKRPVLLDPTPSFIDERMKVFDELKEKFNKDIEAKDHSEIDITLPDGSVKKGQAWKTTPLDIAKEIGTSFQKRQVVAKVDDELWDLNKPIEKSSKLVFFDFTTPEGRKVFWHSSAHILGEGCERHFGALLCFGPPTDEGFFYDMSIDEGKTSVAQQDFAGIEQACNMAIKEKQPFERVEVTKADLRKLFSYNKYKLALIEKKVAEDEKTTVYRCGTLIDLCRGPHIADTGRVKAFKVVKNSSSYWLGDKNNESLQRIYGISFPDKKQMKEHLKFLAEAAARDHRKIGREQELFFFNEMSPGSAFWLPHGTRIYNTLMSFIRGQYRKRGYQEVITPNMYNAKLWMTSGHWGNYKENMFTFDVEKETYGLKPMNCPGHCLMFKERERSYRELPWRVADFGVLHRNEFSGALTGLTRVRRFQQDDTHIFCTEDQIGSEIMGVFDFLKYVYGVFGFKFRMELSTRPEKYVGEIAVWDNAEKMLKESLNNWGGNWDINEGDGAFYGPKIDIMISDALSRWHQCATIQLDFQLPRRFDLQYRSNDEDGSLKRPVMIHRAILGSVERMTAILTEHYAGKWPFWLSPRQILVVPVGVKYFDYAHEVQQKLWNAGFYAEDDLSGNTLQKKIRNGQMLKYNFIFIVGEQEMTSASVNIRNRDIQDLQKKNNAVKLDDVIPQLQKLKEDKRQDNKLI